The window AATGCTGATATTCCCTTGGAACCCTGCCCTGGTCCGGTTACTGCAAAGGCAAAATGGTAATCAACCACAGCCCCCTGAGTTATAAAACATTTTGTTCCATTAACTATATAGTGTCTCCCATTCAAAACGGCTTTGCTACGAATGCCAGCTGAATCCGATCCTGCATGGGGTTCTGTAAGACACAAAGACATTAGCTTATTATCTGCCATCTTAGTGAGATATTTCCCCTTTTGCAATTCATCAGCATTAAGCATTAAAAGTGTTGTTGCATAACATACATAAGCTATCTGTGATACCGCAGGGGATACCTTATTTATTTCTTCCACAACAAGGCAGGCGGTGATTATGTCCCCTCCAAGTCCTCCATACTGCTCAGGAACAAGGAGTTTCAACACCCCCTGTTCTCTTAATATCTCTTCTAAATCTTTTGGATACTCCTCGTTTTCATCAATCTCTGCTGCTCTTGGCGCTATTTTATCAATAGAAATCTTTCTAACGGTTTCTACCATTGCCTGCTGTTCCTGATTAAAATCCATTATCTACCTTTCTCCTTTCCACACCTGTATTGAAATTATACACCCACTATTGTTGAGCATATAAAAAGAAAAAGAGGTTTTTAACACCGCCAGTTTGTTTTTAGATTTATTATCTGTCTCTTTGATCTCTCTTTAGTTTGGGTTCATCTGGATGGGGATAGGGATGATACCACCTATCTATTGGAAATATGCTAGAGAGTTTTTCTATGCCTTCTTTATGCTCTCTAATTAATCTGTCTTCAGTTTCATAGTCAAAACGATCATTTAACCTCTTTTCGATTTCCCCTCCTCGATCAGGTGGATTATCCAAATAATATTGAATAGTCTTCTTTAGGCCCTCTTTTGCCTTGAAGAGATCTTTATAGCCTAACTGGGCTTTAATCTTAGTTAAATCAATTACCCTGTGATGCAGTTGCCCTGTTTCACTTACTAATGGTCGAGCCCACATTCCATAGGGCATGGAAGGCGATGCAAGTTTTGCTGGCATGTCTATCAATTCCCATTCATGATCCATCATCCTTGAGATAGCTCCTATCCATTCCCTTAAACTCAAGGCATCTTCATCTGCTATGTTATAAACCTGCCCGGCTGATTTCTCCGGATAATCTACACATAACAACAATGCATAAGCCATATTTTCTGCATATCCTCTTGATTCGATAGTAAGTCCCCCATCAGGCACAATTAATTGCTTCCTGCCATCAAGTATACGACGCACTACACACCACTCAGCAGGGATAAGCTGCCTTGGACCATAAACCATGGGGAACCTCAGAACAGTACCATTATAGAAGCCTAAATGGTGGCCTTCTAATACCGCGAGTTCACTTTGTACCATCAGGTAGGAGAAACTATCAATTTCTGGGCCGGTAGTTAAAGGGGCATTTTCCGTAATAGGATAATGAAGTCCTTCTGGGTTTTGAGTAGGGTCGAACCAACCCCTGTACACAGCGACCCCCCCTGCACATATCAACCTTTCAGTTCTTCCCCTCATCACCTCTGCCACATAACGTAACCTTCCGTACATGGCTACCACCAAATCAAAGGTACGTGAACCTAATGTCTCGTTAAGGGTCTCCACAAAATGGGCATCTCCATGGAGATGCTCGATTTCAGAAGGAAGATCTATTTCGTGAGTTCCACGATGAAGAATAGTCACCTTATAGCCTCTATTCAATAATCCTTCCAATACAAATGGGCCTGTTGGACCGGTTCCTCCGACTACCAATGCCTTCATAAGAATCTCCTTATATTTTATTTCTGGTCACTATCGTCACCACCGAATTTGATATACCCCTTCCGCCTACATTGTGCTGTAACCCATAGCCGTTCTTTATCTTCACCTGCCGCTTCTCATTGATGCTGGGATCGCCGGAACCATTCGAGCCCCTAACATCTTCCCTCAACTGCCAGAACAACTCTGCTATCTGAGCAATACCTGTAGCACCCAACGGATGACCTTTGGACATGAGACCACCACTGGGATTGACCGCTACCT of the Thermodesulfobacteriota bacterium genome contains:
- a CDS encoding NAD-dependent epimerase/dehydratase family protein, with amino-acid sequence MKALVVGGTGPTGPFVLEGLLNRGYKVTILHRGTHEIDLPSEIEHLHGDAHFVETLNETLGSRTFDLVVAMYGRLRYVAEVMRGRTERLICAGGVAVYRGWFDPTQNPEGLHYPITENAPLTTGPEIDSFSYLMVQSELAVLEGHHLGFYNGTVLRFPMVYGPRQLIPAEWCVVRRILDGRKQLIVPDGGLTIESRGYAENMAYALLLCVDYPEKSAGQVYNIADEDALSLREWIGAISRMMDHEWELIDMPAKLASPSMPYGMWARPLVSETGQLHHRVIDLTKIKAQLGYKDLFKAKEGLKKTIQYYLDNPPDRGGEIEKRLNDRFDYETEDRLIREHKEGIEKLSSIFPIDRWYHPYPHPDEPKLKRDQRDR